CGTTTGTCTACGCGATGGAAAAATGTTATCTGATCCTTACTGATTCCGGGGGCGTGCAGGAAGAAGCTCCGTCGCTTGGCAAACCGGTTCTTGTCATGCGCGAGACGACCGAACGCCCCGAGGCGGTCGAGGCAGGCACGGTCAAGCTTGTCGGAACTGATCGAAAAAAGATCGTCGACAATGTTTCGATGCTGCTCACCGATTCAAAAGAATACCTTGCGATGAGCCGCGCTCACAACCCGTACGGAGATGGAAAAGCCTCGCGAAGGATCGTGAAAATTTTTGAGGATTATTTTAAGCGAGAATCGATCGGAAAAATTGGAAAATAAATTGTCGCTTGTAATTTTTGATCTTGACGGCACTCTTGCCGATACTCATCAATTGATTTTTGACAGCTTTAATTTTGTGATGGGCAAGTACAAGTCTGTCGAGTTGAGCCCTCAGGAAATTATGTCGTACTTCGGTCCACCCGAAGAAGTGTGCATAAAGAATATGATCGGCACAGAAAACTTCGAGGGCGCGTGGCACGATTATCTTGATTATTATGAAAGACATCTCGACGAGACCGTCATATTCTCCGGCATCCCAGAACTTCTTAATGACCTGAAAGCGTTGAAGATGCTCTTGGGTATTTTTACAGGGAAGGGTAAAGAGACGACGGAAATGACCTTGAAATTTCACCGCATACGGAGCTTTTTCGATATCGTGGTGACCGGGTCGGGCGTGAAAAATCACAAGCCGCATCCTGAGGGTGTCGAGCTGGCGCTCGCGAGATTGAATGTGCATGCGCAAAAAGCCGTGGTTGTGGGTGACTCGATGGCTGATTACAAAGCGGCGGTCTCCTCCGGCACGCACTTCATCGCCGCAATGTACGACCCGTTTCTCAGAGCTAAATTTGACGGCATCGATTGCAGACGTGTGAAATCCGTGCAAGAGCTTTCAGGGATGCTGCTGCATGATGGAGCGCGCTAGAACTGCCGATGGATTTTAGTCGATTCGATAAGTATCATAAAGTTCTGTTGGCGGCCGCATTGTTGATAGCGCTTCTCACTTACTGGAGATTTCGCGAGATCGACGTGTCGGAAGCTTATTCATATGTTGCCCAGCAGAATGTGATCCATCCAATTCTTCAGCAGAGTTTTGCGCGAATCGCTTCCTTCGAAACTCGGTCCATGGTCTGGGATTTCTTCGGCCTGTTGGGCAGAACATTTGTCCCTGATTCAATCATCGTGGTACGCCTTGCGGGGCTTCTGCTTACAGTTCTGAATTATTTCCTTCTTACAAGACTGTTGAACCAAATTCTCGATCAGCGCTTTTGGGGATTTCTAGGAGTGTTCTTGGTATCGCTGTCGCCGTTCATGACCGTTGCCGCCGTGTCCGGACTTCCTGCAGCGAGTGCCGTGACCATAACGCTACTTTATCTGATTGCGCTTTATAAAAATCAATATGTTTTTGCCGGAATGCTGTCGGGAATCGGAGTTGCCGCGAATTTGCCGGGATTGATTATGTTCTTGATATTAGTACTCGACCTCCTGCAGAATTCCTTGACAGGAGACCTTCGAGCGGCCGGCAAGAAAAAGATCATACGGGAAATCTTATCTTCTGCAGCGGGATTTCTCGGAGTTATTCTGGTCGTGTTTCTTT
The DNA window shown above is from Candidatus Acidiferrales bacterium and carries:
- a CDS encoding HAD family hydrolase, which gives rise to MSLVIFDLDGTLADTHQLIFDSFNFVMGKYKSVELSPQEIMSYFGPPEEVCIKNMIGTENFEGAWHDYLDYYERHLDETVIFSGIPELLNDLKALKMLLGIFTGKGKETTEMTLKFHRIRSFFDIVVTGSGVKNHKPHPEGVELALARLNVHAQKAVVVGDSMADYKAAVSSGTHFIAAMYDPFLRAKFDGIDCRRVKSVQELSGMLLHDGAR